A region of Paractinoplanes abujensis DNA encodes the following proteins:
- the rpsF gene encoding 30S ribosomal protein S6, which produces MRHYELMVILDPSLEERLVGPSLDQYLNVIRTAGGSVEKLDVWGRRRLSFEINKKAEGIYAVVDLQATPEAVAELDRQLRLNESILRTKVIRPETR; this is translated from the coding sequence TTGCGTCATTACGAACTCATGGTGATCCTCGACCCTTCGCTCGAGGAGCGCCTCGTCGGCCCGTCGCTCGATCAGTACCTGAATGTCATCAGGACCGCGGGTGGCTCGGTGGAAAAGCTCGACGTCTGGGGCCGTCGCCGGCTCTCGTTCGAGATCAACAAGAAGGCCGAAGGCATCTACGCGGTCGTCGACCTGCAGGCGACGCCCGAGGCAGTGGCCGAGCTGGACCGTCAGCTCCGGCTCAACGAGTCCATCCTGCGTACCAAGGTCATCCGGCCCGAGACCCGCTGA